A part of Synchiropus splendidus isolate RoL2022-P1 chromosome 19, RoL_Sspl_1.0, whole genome shotgun sequence genomic DNA contains:
- the LOC128750920 gene encoding serine/threonine-protein kinase WNK4-like isoform X3, with the protein MLKKLQHPNIVRFYDSWKFVLKGHRRTVLVTELMTSGTLKTYLRRFRPVKMKLLRRWSGQILRGLFFLHSRSPPILHRDLKCDNVFITGPSASVKIGDLGLATLKKASFAKSVIGTPEFMAPEMYEEKYDEAVDVYAFGMCLLEMATSDYPYSECQNAAQIYRKVTNGIKPDSFYKVKEAELRSIIDSCICTRSSERFTVQELLDQPFFQEQQGVSVELAEDDDGQKGALKLWLRMEGERKLHGKYKDSAAIEFRFEPYKDVPEEVAQEMVVLGFVSEADYKLVATAIRIRVNAIHFKRERQWRLQEKSAVQSEDDVDPKPSSAHLSVQRDSDVSATPASPLTWTPAVTPTATASVAKWSNSTMGEATPTPQLSRPDLSIKWPRPQFSVPAHHAPIKQRSKAPPFPVFRYPKSITVSQSPQGSVSKSLTGFSSPADSHTSDVTSGLSDSAEGQTERRKERPKRRPRTRLKMITVSDRVVESHLETHNGKIVTFKFDLDGDNPEDIAAAMILRDFILPDERQDFIHQMNDIIARAESVTSRPSAAPPLAPAPSPSHLPGNTRRPHREPVRPPPLPFLSQYSPPYSPYMSPQAPTWSPDLSPSVATPPLWPRPSDQSLLSVANFLSMAVNVAQSFLPPLPAQASSTAPSLSDSQSGPAPRRRHLESNSPGSAPPPAVSTVGRFQVSTSKTIPGVRVEPHPFNNATPTARSPPPSLSLDSTSSDSSDDDLMLGQRGALDEGPEGSKEGEELTGSASSVTSEESDSEYEDSWAELKQLREKHLAEVESLQASQKQEIVHLYQSMGKTPPPGVFPPAAMLNQRQRRLSKSGNLPPRNPPPQRRSSVQRDSAAPTGIMRNSREAHFKAGRGVTFATHHTWMICGIFGSSS; encoded by the exons ATGCTGAAGAAGCTCCAGCACCCCAACATCGTCCGCTTCTACGATTCCTGGAAGTTTGTGTTAAAGGGACACAGGCGCACTGTGCTGGTGACCGAGTTGATGACATCAGGAACCTTGAAGac CTACCTCCGCAGGTTTCGGCCAGTGAAGATGAAGCTGCTCCGGCGCTGGAGCGGCCAGATTCTGAGGGGTCTCTTCTTCTTGCACTCACGAAGTCCCCCAATCCTTCATCGAGACCTCAAGTGTGACAACGTGTTCATCACCGGACCAAGCGCCTCCGTCAAGATTGGAGACCTGGGCCTCGCCACACTGAAGAAGGCCTCATTTGCCAAAAGTGTGATTG GAACTCCGGAGTTCATGGCTCCAGAGATGTACGAGGAGAAGTACGATGAAGCTGTGGACGTCTACGCCTTCGGCATGTGTCTTCTTGAGATGGCCACCTCTGACTATCCTTACTCGGAATGTCAAAATGCTGCCCAGATTTACCGCAAGGTCACCAAT GGAATCAAACCAGACAGTTTCTACAAAGTCAAAGAGGCAGAGCTTCGTAGCATCATCGACAGCTGCATCTGCACAAGGAGCTCGGAGCGTTTCACCGTCCAGGAGCTGCTCGATCAGCCGTTCTTCCAGGAGCAGCAGGGAGTCAGTGTGGAGCTGGCGGAGGATGACGATGGCCAGAAGGGGGCGCTGAAGCTGTGGCTTCGTATGGAGGGGGAAAGGAAGCTGCACGGGAAGTACAAAGATAGCGCCGCCATCGAGTTCCGGTTTGAGCCATACAAGGATGTCCCCGAGGAGGTGGCTCAGGAGATG GTGGTCCTGGGCTTTGTCTCGGAAGCTGACTACAAACTTGTTGCCACGGCAATCAGGATACGAGTGAATGCCATTCATTTTAAACGGGAGAGACAGTGGCGGCTTCAGGAAAAGTCCGCCGTCCAATCAGAGGATGATGTGGATCCGAAACCATCAAGTGCTCATCTGAGCGTCCAG AGGGACTCGGATGTCAGTGCGACACCTGCGTCGCCACTCACGTGGACGCCAGCGGTGACACCAACGGCCACAGCAT CTGTGGCCAAGTGGAGCAACTCCACCATGGGAGAAGCCACACCCACACCTCAGCTGAGTCGTCCCGATCTGTCAATCAAGTGGCCCCGGCCCCAATTCTCCGTTCCTGCTCACCACGCTCCAATAAAGCAGAGGTCCAAGGCTCCACCTTTCCCTGTCTTCCGATACCCGAAG AGCATCACAGTTTCCCAAAGTCCCCAAGGCTCAGTGTCCAAGTCGCTCACCGGGTTCTCCTCACCTGCCGACAG CCACACGTCGGACGTGACCTCGGGTTTGAGTGACAGCGCTGAGGGCCAAACAGAGAGGAGAAAGGAGCGGCCGAAGAGGCGGCCCAGAACTCGCCTGAAGATGATCACg gtgtctgACAGGGTGGTGGAGTCTCACCTGGAGACTCACAACGGTAAAATCGTCACGTTCAAGTTCGACCTGGATGGAGACAATCCTGAAGACATCGCTGCAGCCATG ATCCTCAGAGACTTCATTCTCCCGGACGAACGCCAGGATTTCATCCATCAGATGAATGACATCATCGCTAGAGCGGAGTCTGTG ACCTCCAGACCTTCTGCAGCTCCACCCCTTGCTCCAGCTCCGTCCCCTTCTCATCTCCCAG GCAACACCCGAAGGCCCCACCGAGAGCCAGTCCGCCCTCCACCCCTGCCCTTTCTTTCACAGTATAGCCCACCATACTCTCCCTACATGTCACCCCAGGCCCCCACCTGGAGCCCTgacctctctccctctgtggCGACCCCTCCTCTCTGGCCTCGCCCCTCCGACCAGTCCCTCCTCTCTGTGGCCAACTTCTTGTCTATGGCAGTGAATGTGGCTCAGTCCTTCCTGCCGCCCCTCCCGGCTCAAGCTTCCTCAACTGCACCGTCTTTGTCGGACTCTCAGTCAGGCCCCGCCCCCCGTCGGCGTCACCTGGAGTCCAACAGTCCAGGATCG gccccgccccctgctg TTTCCACAGTCGGACGCTTCCAGGTTTCTACCTCGAAAACCATTCCAGGTGTGCGTGTTGAGCCACACCCCTTTAACAATGCCACGCCCACTGCCcgctccccccctccctcattGAGCCTGGattccacgagctctgacagcAGTGACGACGACCTGATGCTCGGACAGAGGGGGGCACTGGATGAGGGGCCAGAGGGGAGCAAGGAAGGGGAGGAGCTTACTGGCTCAGCGTCCAGTGTCACCTCAGAGGAGTCGGACAGTGAATACGAGGACTCGTGGGCGGAGCTAAAGCAGCTGCGTGAGAA GCACCTGGCTGAGGTGGAGTCTCTGCAGGCCAGTCAGAAGCAGGAGATTGTGCACCTGTACCAGTCGATGGGCAAGACACCGCCCCCTGGTGTCTTCCCTCCTGCCGCCATGTTGAACCAACGGCAGCGCCGTCTTTCCAAATCAGGGAACCTGCCCCCTCGGAACCCGCCCCCTCAACGCCGCAGCAGTGTGCAGAGGGACTCGGCAGCTCCAACAG GTATCATGAGGAACAGCAGGGAGGCGCACTTTAAGGCTGGGCGGGGGGTGACGTTCGCGACTCATCACACCTGGATG ATATGCGGCATCTTTGGCTCCTCCTCCTGA
- the LOC128750920 gene encoding serine/threonine-protein kinase WNK4-like isoform X1, translated as MVMVDKKRFRVGTASEQNMSWCSLGFRQMFVVDGWKAGLGACSQLITHTDITSVVSRSCQVRPWFWPSLARSNMWSRNPYKEDQSPTLQPVMVNSLTTEPGPPFSQQDDSSDSEEAPPGSEQQRDEEETRAAATSPDGRFLKFNIEIGHGSFKTVYKGLDTETTLEVAWCELQTQRLSKLERQRFSEEVDMLKKLQHPNIVRFYDSWKFVLKGHRRTVLVTELMTSGTLKTYLRRFRPVKMKLLRRWSGQILRGLFFLHSRSPPILHRDLKCDNVFITGPSASVKIGDLGLATLKKASFAKSVIGTPEFMAPEMYEEKYDEAVDVYAFGMCLLEMATSDYPYSECQNAAQIYRKVTNGIKPDSFYKVKEAELRSIIDSCICTRSSERFTVQELLDQPFFQEQQGVSVELAEDDDGQKGALKLWLRMEGERKLHGKYKDSAAIEFRFEPYKDVPEEVAQEMVVLGFVSEADYKLVATAIRIRVNAIHFKRERQWRLQEKSAVQSEDDVDPKPSSAHLSVQRDSDVSATPASPLTWTPAVTPTATASVAKWSNSTMGEATPTPQLSRPDLSIKWPRPQFSVPAHHAPIKQRSKAPPFPVFRYPKSITVSQSPQGSVSKSLTGFSSPADSHTSDVTSGLSDSAEGQTERRKERPKRRPRTRLKMITVSDRVVESHLETHNGKIVTFKFDLDGDNPEDIAAAMILRDFILPDERQDFIHQMNDIIARAESVTSRPSAAPPLAPAPSPSHLPGNTRRPHREPVRPPPLPFLSQYSPPYSPYMSPQAPTWSPDLSPSVATPPLWPRPSDQSLLSVANFLSMAVNVAQSFLPPLPAQASSTAPSLSDSQSGPAPRRRHLESNSPGSAPPPAVSTVGRFQVSTSKTIPGVRVEPHPFNNATPTARSPPPSLSLDSTSSDSSDDDLMLGQRGALDEGPEGSKEGEELTGSASSVTSEESDSEYEDSWAELKQLREKHLAEVESLQASQKQEIVHLYQSMGKTPPPGVFPPAAMLNQRQRRLSKSGNLPPRNPPPQRRSSVQRDSAAPTGIMRNSREAHFKAGRGVTFATHHTWMICGIFGSSS; from the exons ATGGTCATGGTGGACAAAAAGAGGTTCCGAGTTGGGACTGCATCCGAACAGAACATGTCATGGTGTAGTTTAGGGTTCAGACAGATGTTTGTGGTAGATGGTTGGAAGGCGGGGTTGGGTGCGTGTTCCCAGCTGATAACACACACTGATATTACTTCAGTGGTGTCACGTTCCTGCCAGGTCAGACCCTGGTTCTGGCCCTCACTGGCTCG GTCCAACATGTGGTCCAGGAACCCCTACAAAGAGGACCAGTCTCCCACTCTCCAACCGGTGATGGTGAACAGTCTCACCACAGAGCCTGGACCTCCATTCAGTCAACAGGATGACAGCTCCGACTCGGAGGAGGCACCACCTGGCTCAGAGCAACagagggatgaggaggagacCCGAGCAGCCGCCACCTCCCCTGACGGACGCTTCCTCAAGTTCAACATTGAGATCGGACATGGGTCCTTCAAAACCGTTTACAAGGGACTGGACACGGAGACGACCTTGGAGGTGGCATGGTGTGAGCTGCAG ACGCAGCGACTCAGCAAGTTGGAGCGCCAGCGCTTCAGTGAGGAGGTGGACATGCTGAAGAAGCTCCAGCACCCCAACATCGTCCGCTTCTACGATTCCTGGAAGTTTGTGTTAAAGGGACACAGGCGCACTGTGCTGGTGACCGAGTTGATGACATCAGGAACCTTGAAGac CTACCTCCGCAGGTTTCGGCCAGTGAAGATGAAGCTGCTCCGGCGCTGGAGCGGCCAGATTCTGAGGGGTCTCTTCTTCTTGCACTCACGAAGTCCCCCAATCCTTCATCGAGACCTCAAGTGTGACAACGTGTTCATCACCGGACCAAGCGCCTCCGTCAAGATTGGAGACCTGGGCCTCGCCACACTGAAGAAGGCCTCATTTGCCAAAAGTGTGATTG GAACTCCGGAGTTCATGGCTCCAGAGATGTACGAGGAGAAGTACGATGAAGCTGTGGACGTCTACGCCTTCGGCATGTGTCTTCTTGAGATGGCCACCTCTGACTATCCTTACTCGGAATGTCAAAATGCTGCCCAGATTTACCGCAAGGTCACCAAT GGAATCAAACCAGACAGTTTCTACAAAGTCAAAGAGGCAGAGCTTCGTAGCATCATCGACAGCTGCATCTGCACAAGGAGCTCGGAGCGTTTCACCGTCCAGGAGCTGCTCGATCAGCCGTTCTTCCAGGAGCAGCAGGGAGTCAGTGTGGAGCTGGCGGAGGATGACGATGGCCAGAAGGGGGCGCTGAAGCTGTGGCTTCGTATGGAGGGGGAAAGGAAGCTGCACGGGAAGTACAAAGATAGCGCCGCCATCGAGTTCCGGTTTGAGCCATACAAGGATGTCCCCGAGGAGGTGGCTCAGGAGATG GTGGTCCTGGGCTTTGTCTCGGAAGCTGACTACAAACTTGTTGCCACGGCAATCAGGATACGAGTGAATGCCATTCATTTTAAACGGGAGAGACAGTGGCGGCTTCAGGAAAAGTCCGCCGTCCAATCAGAGGATGATGTGGATCCGAAACCATCAAGTGCTCATCTGAGCGTCCAG AGGGACTCGGATGTCAGTGCGACACCTGCGTCGCCACTCACGTGGACGCCAGCGGTGACACCAACGGCCACAGCAT CTGTGGCCAAGTGGAGCAACTCCACCATGGGAGAAGCCACACCCACACCTCAGCTGAGTCGTCCCGATCTGTCAATCAAGTGGCCCCGGCCCCAATTCTCCGTTCCTGCTCACCACGCTCCAATAAAGCAGAGGTCCAAGGCTCCACCTTTCCCTGTCTTCCGATACCCGAAG AGCATCACAGTTTCCCAAAGTCCCCAAGGCTCAGTGTCCAAGTCGCTCACCGGGTTCTCCTCACCTGCCGACAG CCACACGTCGGACGTGACCTCGGGTTTGAGTGACAGCGCTGAGGGCCAAACAGAGAGGAGAAAGGAGCGGCCGAAGAGGCGGCCCAGAACTCGCCTGAAGATGATCACg gtgtctgACAGGGTGGTGGAGTCTCACCTGGAGACTCACAACGGTAAAATCGTCACGTTCAAGTTCGACCTGGATGGAGACAATCCTGAAGACATCGCTGCAGCCATG ATCCTCAGAGACTTCATTCTCCCGGACGAACGCCAGGATTTCATCCATCAGATGAATGACATCATCGCTAGAGCGGAGTCTGTG ACCTCCAGACCTTCTGCAGCTCCACCCCTTGCTCCAGCTCCGTCCCCTTCTCATCTCCCAG GCAACACCCGAAGGCCCCACCGAGAGCCAGTCCGCCCTCCACCCCTGCCCTTTCTTTCACAGTATAGCCCACCATACTCTCCCTACATGTCACCCCAGGCCCCCACCTGGAGCCCTgacctctctccctctgtggCGACCCCTCCTCTCTGGCCTCGCCCCTCCGACCAGTCCCTCCTCTCTGTGGCCAACTTCTTGTCTATGGCAGTGAATGTGGCTCAGTCCTTCCTGCCGCCCCTCCCGGCTCAAGCTTCCTCAACTGCACCGTCTTTGTCGGACTCTCAGTCAGGCCCCGCCCCCCGTCGGCGTCACCTGGAGTCCAACAGTCCAGGATCG gccccgccccctgctg TTTCCACAGTCGGACGCTTCCAGGTTTCTACCTCGAAAACCATTCCAGGTGTGCGTGTTGAGCCACACCCCTTTAACAATGCCACGCCCACTGCCcgctccccccctccctcattGAGCCTGGattccacgagctctgacagcAGTGACGACGACCTGATGCTCGGACAGAGGGGGGCACTGGATGAGGGGCCAGAGGGGAGCAAGGAAGGGGAGGAGCTTACTGGCTCAGCGTCCAGTGTCACCTCAGAGGAGTCGGACAGTGAATACGAGGACTCGTGGGCGGAGCTAAAGCAGCTGCGTGAGAA GCACCTGGCTGAGGTGGAGTCTCTGCAGGCCAGTCAGAAGCAGGAGATTGTGCACCTGTACCAGTCGATGGGCAAGACACCGCCCCCTGGTGTCTTCCCTCCTGCCGCCATGTTGAACCAACGGCAGCGCCGTCTTTCCAAATCAGGGAACCTGCCCCCTCGGAACCCGCCCCCTCAACGCCGCAGCAGTGTGCAGAGGGACTCGGCAGCTCCAACAG GTATCATGAGGAACAGCAGGGAGGCGCACTTTAAGGCTGGGCGGGGGGTGACGTTCGCGACTCATCACACCTGGATG ATATGCGGCATCTTTGGCTCCTCCTCCTGA
- the LOC128750920 gene encoding serine/threonine-protein kinase WNK4-like isoform X2, producing MVMVDKKRFRVGTASEQNMSWCSLGFRQMFVVDGWKAGLGACSQLITHTDITSVVSRSCQVRPWFWPSLARSNMWSRNPYKEDQSPTLQPVMVNSLTTEPGPPFSQQDDSSDSEEAPPGSEQQRDEEETRAAATSPDGRFLKFNIEIGHGSFKTVYKGLDTETTLEVAWCELQTQRLSKLERQRFSEEVDMLKKLQHPNIVRFYDSWKFVLKGHRRTVLVTELMTSGTLKTYLRRFRPVKMKLLRRWSGQILRGLFFLHSRSPPILHRDLKCDNVFITGPSASVKIGDLGLATLKKASFAKSVIGTPEFMAPEMYEEKYDEAVDVYAFGMCLLEMATSDYPYSECQNAAQIYRKVTNGIKPDSFYKVKEAELRSIIDSCICTRSSERFTVQELLDQPFFQEQQGVSVELAEDDDGQKGALKLWLRMEGERKLHGKYKDSAAIEFRFEPYKDVPEEVAQEMVVLGFVSEADYKLVATAIRIRVNAIHFKRERQWRLQEKSAVQSEDDVDPKPSSAHLSVQRDSDVSATPASPLTWTPAVTPTATASVAKWSNSTMGEATPTPQLSRPDLSIKWPRPQFSVPAHHAPIKQRSKAPPFPVFRYPKSITVSQSPQGSVSKSLTGFSSPADSHTSDVTSGLSDSAEGQTERRKERPKRRPRTRLKMITVSDRVVESHLETHNGKIVTFKFDLDGDNPEDIAAAMILRDFILPDERQDFIHQMNDIIARAESVTSRPSAAPPLAPAPSPSHLPGNTRRPHREPVRPPPLPFLSQYSPPYSPYMSPQAPTWSPDLSPSVATPPLWPRPSDQSLLSVANFLSMAVNVAQSFLPPLPAQASSTAPSLSDSQSGPAPRRRHLESNSPGSFPQSDASRFLPRKPFQVCVLSHTPLTMPRPLPAPPLPH from the exons ATGGTCATGGTGGACAAAAAGAGGTTCCGAGTTGGGACTGCATCCGAACAGAACATGTCATGGTGTAGTTTAGGGTTCAGACAGATGTTTGTGGTAGATGGTTGGAAGGCGGGGTTGGGTGCGTGTTCCCAGCTGATAACACACACTGATATTACTTCAGTGGTGTCACGTTCCTGCCAGGTCAGACCCTGGTTCTGGCCCTCACTGGCTCG GTCCAACATGTGGTCCAGGAACCCCTACAAAGAGGACCAGTCTCCCACTCTCCAACCGGTGATGGTGAACAGTCTCACCACAGAGCCTGGACCTCCATTCAGTCAACAGGATGACAGCTCCGACTCGGAGGAGGCACCACCTGGCTCAGAGCAACagagggatgaggaggagacCCGAGCAGCCGCCACCTCCCCTGACGGACGCTTCCTCAAGTTCAACATTGAGATCGGACATGGGTCCTTCAAAACCGTTTACAAGGGACTGGACACGGAGACGACCTTGGAGGTGGCATGGTGTGAGCTGCAG ACGCAGCGACTCAGCAAGTTGGAGCGCCAGCGCTTCAGTGAGGAGGTGGACATGCTGAAGAAGCTCCAGCACCCCAACATCGTCCGCTTCTACGATTCCTGGAAGTTTGTGTTAAAGGGACACAGGCGCACTGTGCTGGTGACCGAGTTGATGACATCAGGAACCTTGAAGac CTACCTCCGCAGGTTTCGGCCAGTGAAGATGAAGCTGCTCCGGCGCTGGAGCGGCCAGATTCTGAGGGGTCTCTTCTTCTTGCACTCACGAAGTCCCCCAATCCTTCATCGAGACCTCAAGTGTGACAACGTGTTCATCACCGGACCAAGCGCCTCCGTCAAGATTGGAGACCTGGGCCTCGCCACACTGAAGAAGGCCTCATTTGCCAAAAGTGTGATTG GAACTCCGGAGTTCATGGCTCCAGAGATGTACGAGGAGAAGTACGATGAAGCTGTGGACGTCTACGCCTTCGGCATGTGTCTTCTTGAGATGGCCACCTCTGACTATCCTTACTCGGAATGTCAAAATGCTGCCCAGATTTACCGCAAGGTCACCAAT GGAATCAAACCAGACAGTTTCTACAAAGTCAAAGAGGCAGAGCTTCGTAGCATCATCGACAGCTGCATCTGCACAAGGAGCTCGGAGCGTTTCACCGTCCAGGAGCTGCTCGATCAGCCGTTCTTCCAGGAGCAGCAGGGAGTCAGTGTGGAGCTGGCGGAGGATGACGATGGCCAGAAGGGGGCGCTGAAGCTGTGGCTTCGTATGGAGGGGGAAAGGAAGCTGCACGGGAAGTACAAAGATAGCGCCGCCATCGAGTTCCGGTTTGAGCCATACAAGGATGTCCCCGAGGAGGTGGCTCAGGAGATG GTGGTCCTGGGCTTTGTCTCGGAAGCTGACTACAAACTTGTTGCCACGGCAATCAGGATACGAGTGAATGCCATTCATTTTAAACGGGAGAGACAGTGGCGGCTTCAGGAAAAGTCCGCCGTCCAATCAGAGGATGATGTGGATCCGAAACCATCAAGTGCTCATCTGAGCGTCCAG AGGGACTCGGATGTCAGTGCGACACCTGCGTCGCCACTCACGTGGACGCCAGCGGTGACACCAACGGCCACAGCAT CTGTGGCCAAGTGGAGCAACTCCACCATGGGAGAAGCCACACCCACACCTCAGCTGAGTCGTCCCGATCTGTCAATCAAGTGGCCCCGGCCCCAATTCTCCGTTCCTGCTCACCACGCTCCAATAAAGCAGAGGTCCAAGGCTCCACCTTTCCCTGTCTTCCGATACCCGAAG AGCATCACAGTTTCCCAAAGTCCCCAAGGCTCAGTGTCCAAGTCGCTCACCGGGTTCTCCTCACCTGCCGACAG CCACACGTCGGACGTGACCTCGGGTTTGAGTGACAGCGCTGAGGGCCAAACAGAGAGGAGAAAGGAGCGGCCGAAGAGGCGGCCCAGAACTCGCCTGAAGATGATCACg gtgtctgACAGGGTGGTGGAGTCTCACCTGGAGACTCACAACGGTAAAATCGTCACGTTCAAGTTCGACCTGGATGGAGACAATCCTGAAGACATCGCTGCAGCCATG ATCCTCAGAGACTTCATTCTCCCGGACGAACGCCAGGATTTCATCCATCAGATGAATGACATCATCGCTAGAGCGGAGTCTGTG ACCTCCAGACCTTCTGCAGCTCCACCCCTTGCTCCAGCTCCGTCCCCTTCTCATCTCCCAG GCAACACCCGAAGGCCCCACCGAGAGCCAGTCCGCCCTCCACCCCTGCCCTTTCTTTCACAGTATAGCCCACCATACTCTCCCTACATGTCACCCCAGGCCCCCACCTGGAGCCCTgacctctctccctctgtggCGACCCCTCCTCTCTGGCCTCGCCCCTCCGACCAGTCCCTCCTCTCTGTGGCCAACTTCTTGTCTATGGCAGTGAATGTGGCTCAGTCCTTCCTGCCGCCCCTCCCGGCTCAAGCTTCCTCAACTGCACCGTCTTTGTCGGACTCTCAGTCAGGCCCCGCCCCCCGTCGGCGTCACCTGGAGTCCAACAGTCCAGGATCG TTTCCACAGTCGGACGCTTCCAGGTTTCTACCTCGAAAACCATTCCAGGTGTGCGTGTTGAGCCACACCCCTTTAACAATGCCACGCCCACTGCCcgctccccccctccctcattGA